A window of Drosophila subobscura isolate 14011-0131.10 chromosome E, UCBerk_Dsub_1.0, whole genome shotgun sequence contains these coding sequences:
- the LOC117890834 gene encoding uncharacterized protein LOC117890834, producing the protein MRKYQQLVLLLISCLSVGILLMYKTENNRLKYVLKYVNFFGRSDVAVLRRLENGTKEDLPQVALWRPMPVWQVIGDSFHAYSAYWMRKELVAGGEAHVLVVGKQGAVVDFRCSLAFGGTRTVQGKFRFQLDGKVNDLSTNFTSYHFFCQVSRDFGQPESVSFTDITSIKSPVKLRLHHLKRASGNTDVKAATVPARLPATVCVDLVGFNMTSRFGRSENALIQFFLIHKALGIEHFLVYNFDELPENIIRVLDRTNIHLYGLPFNFPFQQSNETARRVREIIHTDCLLRNVNQASFTILLQPNEVFYPNSRFAAERSQSSLQQQLRHFSADTARFELATFSVCFDEEKKLLLDNIQYDPERKASYKMLLQRLELPPTQLLANTAHVELSLSTGLAHRYVDCSNVGADGLHDWRNGVRADFMEHINTLRNEVDLLI; encoded by the coding sequence ATGCGTAAATATCAAcagctggtgctgttgctcaTCTCCTGCTTGAGCGTGGGCATACTCTTGATGTACAAGACCGAGAACAATCGGCTAAAATATGTTCTCAAGTATGTAAACTTCTTTGGGCGCAGCGACGTTGCCGTATTGCGCCGCTTGGAGAATGGAACCAAGGAAGATCTGCCACAAGTGGCGCTATGGCGGCCAATGCCAGTGTGGCAGGTCATTGGGGATTCCTTCCATGCCTACTCCGCCTACTGGATGCGCAAAGAGTTAGTGGCCGGCGGAGAAGCTCACGTTCTCGTTGTTGGCAAACAGGGAGCTGTTGTGGACTTCCGATGTAGCCTGGCTTTTGGCGGGACGCGTACTGTTCAGGGAAAATTTCGATTTCAACTCGATGGCAAGGTGAACGACTTAAGCACAAACTTTACCAGCTACCATTTCTTCTGTCAAGTGAGCCGCGATTTCGGCCAGCCAGAGAGCGTATCGTTCACGGATATCACGTCTATCAAGAGCCCAGTCAAGTTACGTTTGCATCATCTCAAGCGTGCGAGTGGGAATACAGACGTCAAGGCAGCAACAGTGCCAGCCCGCTTACCGGCGACAGTCTGTGTGGATCTTGTGGGTTTCAACATGACATCGAGATTCGGCCGCAGCGAAAATGCCCTGATTCAGTTCTTTCTGATTCATAAGGCTCTCGGCATTGAACACTTTCTAGTATACAACTTCGATGAGCTGCCGGAGAACATAATCCGCGTTCTGGATCGCACAAATATCCACCTGTACGGGCTTCCCTTCAACTTTCCCTTCCAGCAAAGCAACGAAACTGCTAGGCGAGTTCGCGAAATCATCCACACCGATTGCTTGCTGCGGAATGTTAACCAGGCCAGCTTCACCATACTACTACAGCCGAACGAAGTGTTCTATCCAAATTCACGCTTTGCTGCCGAACGTTCCCAGAGTtcgcttcagcagcagctacgACACTTCTCCGCCGACACAGCGCGCTTCGAGCTGGCCACGTTTTCCGTTTGCTTTGACGAagagaagaagctgctgctcgacaATATTCAATATGACCCCGAACGGAAAGCTTCCTACAAAATGCTCCTACAGCGCCTAGAGCTGCCTCCGACACAGCTTCTGGCGAACACGGCGCATGTTGAGCTTTCGCTGTCCACCGGGTTGGCGCATCGCTATGTGGACTGCTCCAATGTGGGTGCGGATGGTCTCCATGACTGGCGCAATGGAGTGCGTGCAGACTTCATGGAACATATCAACACTCTCCGGAATGAGGTGGATCTTCTGATTTAA
- the LOC117890836 gene encoding NSFL1 cofactor p47, with protein sequence MAARGDMIAQFIEITGTDDNTATFYLNSSEWDIEQALGNYWNTQSDMPPTPTTGQSNEPSPTTPVAPTSSSGAAAAAATKSAGADAGKKVPKAKPKFATLNDMSKEPSDDEEHQAFYAGGSDRSGQQVLGPPKRKNFREQLSDMMRSAQENAGDLGPSTSGGSSGGAGSGNVWGQGMRLGMTDSDHTAVGINRTAETSGNKPVVVLKLWSQGFSIDGGELRHYDDPENKEFLETVMRGEIPQELLEMGRMVNVDVEDHRHEDFKRQAAPQTFKGSGQKLGSPVANVVTAKAPAVAAAVPPAEAAQQEANARDAINLNSEAPSTTLQIRLADGSRLAAQFNLTHTVSDIRRFIQTARPQYSASNFTLVSSFPTRELSDDSSTIEKAGLKNAALMQRLK encoded by the exons atggCCGCTCGCGGCGATATGATTGCACAATTCATTGAAATTACCGGCACCGACGACAACACGGCCACGTTCTACTTGAACAGCTCCGAGTGGGACATAGAG CAAGCTTTGGGCAACTACTGGAACACCCAAAGTGACATGCCACCCACTCCGACAACGGGGCAGTCGAATGAACCATCGCCGACTACACCAGTAGCACCAACTTCTAGCAGTGGcgcagccgccgctgcagccacCAAAAGCGCTGGCGCTGATGCAGGGAAAAAGGTCCCAAAGGCCAAACCAAA GTTCGCCACACTAAACGACATGTCGAAGGAGCCCTCAGACGACGAGGAGCATCAGGCATTCTATGCAGGGGGCTCGGACCGCTCTGGCCAACAGGTATTGGGTCCACCCAAACGCAAGAACTTTCGCGAACAGCTTTCCGATATGATGCGTTCCGCTCAGGAGAACGCTGGCGATCTTGGTCCGTCGACCAGTGGTGGCTCTTCTGGAGGcgctggcagcggcaacgtTTGGGGCCAGGGAATGCGTCTGGGCATGACTGATAGCGATCACACAGCCGTGGGCATAAATCGTACAGCTGAGACGTCGGGGAACAAACCTGTAGTGGTACTTAAACTTTGGAGCCAGGGTTTCTCCATCGATGGGGGAGAACTGCGTCACTACGATGATCCAGAGAACAAAGAATTCCTAGAGACAGTCATGCGCGG GGAAATACCACAGGAGTTGCTGGAAATGGGTCGCATGGTCAATGTCGATGTAGAGGATCACAGACATGAGGACTTTAAGCGCCAGGCAGCACCTCAGACATTCAAAGGATCCGGCCAGAAGCTCGGCAGCCCCGTGGCAAATGTTGTCACCGCAAAAGCCcctgcagtcgctgcagctgtgccTCCCGCCGAGGCCGCCCAACAGGAGGCCAATGCTCGTGATGCCATCAATTTAAACTCGGAAGCTCCGTCGACCACACTGCAGATTCGTCTTGCAGACGGCTCCCGTCTGGCTGCACAGTTCAATTTGACACACACCGTCTCGGACATCCGTCGATTCATACAAAC aGCTCGTCCACAATACTCGGCCAGCAACTTCACCCTGGTCTCTTCGTTCCCTACACGTGAGTTGAGCGATGATAGCTCCACCATCGAGAAGGCTGGCCTCAAGAATGCCGCGCTCATGCAACGTCTCAAGTAG